Proteins encoded together in one Telopea speciosissima isolate NSW1024214 ecotype Mountain lineage chromosome 4, Tspe_v1, whole genome shotgun sequence window:
- the LOC122658869 gene encoding subtilisin-like protease SBT1.6 → MAVPIVICKSLLLLLLFFLSFFSLPLQTLSNSNFDQTTIKTFIFRVDQDSKPSIFPSHYHWYSSAFADPVQILHVYDTVFHGFSATLTSDHAASLLKNPSVLAVFEDRRRQLHTTRSPQFLGLRNQQGLWSGSDYGSDVIIGLLDTGIWPERRSFSDRNLGPVPTRWKGICESGVQFTAAHCNRKLIGARFFARGHEAAVRMNGASEVKLANATVEYRSARDADGHGTHTASTAAGRYVFQASMAGYASGIAKGVAPKARLAVYKVCWKGSGCFDSDILAAFDRAVADGVDVISISIGGGDGISAPYYLDPIAIGAYGAVSKGVFVSSSAGNDGPNVMSATNLAPWLTTVGAGTIDRNFPADIILGDGRKLVGVSLYSGEPLNGKMFPLVYPGKSGILSTSLCMEDSLDPKLVRGKIVICDRGSNPRVAKGLVVKKAGGVGMILANGASNGEGLVGDAHLIPACAVGANEGDALKAYVSSSSVPTVTIVFRGTVIGVKPAPVVASFSGRGPNGLDPEILKPDLIAPGVNILAAWTDAVGPTGLDSDTRKSEFNILSGTSMACPHVSGAAALLKSAHLDWSPAAIRSAMMTTASVVDNRLQTMIDESTGKSSTPYDFGSGLLNLDRAMDPGLVYDITNDDYVSFLCSIGYGPKTIQIITKTPARCPARKPSPGNLNYPSITALFDASARGVSSKTVIRTVTNVGPGNSVYRVKLEAIPRGVSVTVKPSTLVFSETVKKRSFAVTVSADTRNLVLDDSGAVFGSLSWSDGTHVVRSPIAITQVEIL, encoded by the coding sequence ATGGCCGTCCCCATAGTTATCTGcaaatctttgcttcttcttcttctcttctttctgtcGTTCTTCAGTCTTCCTCTTCAAACCTTATCAAATTCGAATTTTGATCAGACAACCATCAAAACTTTTATCTTTCGCGTCGACCAGGACTCCAAGCCTTCCATCTTCCCCTCTCACTACCACTGGTACAGTTCTGCCTTCGCCGACCCAGTTCAAATCCTTCACGTTTATGATACGGTCTTTCACGGTTTCTCTGCCACTCTAACATCCGACCATGCAGCTTCCCTGCTTAAAAACCCCTCTGTTCTCGCTGTCTTCGAAGATCGTCGTCGGCAGCTCCACACCACTCGTTCTCCTCAATTCCTCGGCCTCCGAAACCAGCAAGGCCTCTGGTCTGGATCCGACTACGGCTCCGATGTAATAATCGGCCTTCTTGACACCGGAATTTGGCCTGAGCGTCGGAGTTTCTCCGATCGCAATCTCGGCCCTGTTCCAACTCGGTGGAAGGGTATCTGCGAGTCTGGAGTTCAGTTCACTGCTGCTCACTGTAATCGGAAGCTTATCGGGGCTAGGTTTTTCGCCAGAGGCCATGAAGCGGCTGTGAGAATGAATGGAGCTAGCGAAGTCAAGTTGGCTAACGCCACTGTTGAGTACCGATCGGCTAGGGACGCAGATGGCCATGGAACACATACAGCTTCCACAGCTGCAGGTCGTTACGTATTCCAGGCAAGCATGGCCGGCTACGCTTCTGGGATTGCCAAAGGTGTCGCTCCAAAAGCCAGGTTAGCAGTCTACAAAGTGTGCTGGAAGGGCTCTGGATGCTTCGACTCTGATATTCTCGCTGCATTCGATCGTGCTGTGGCGGACGGGGTAGACGTCATTTCCATCTCCATCGGTGGAGGTGATGGTATTTCCGCTCCTTATTATCTCGATCCAATTGCCATTGGGGCTTATGGTGCCGTTTCGAAAGGGGTATTCGTGTCTTCCTCCGCCGGTAACGATGGGCCCAACGTTATGTCTGCAACTAACCTTGCACCATGGCTTACTACCGTTGGAGCTGGAACAATCGATCGTAATTTCCCGGCCGATATAATTCTTGGTGATGGACGGAAGCTTGTAGGTGTATCTCTCTACTCTGGTGAACCACTGAACGGTAAAATGTTCCCGCTGGTTTACCCCGGCAAATCGGGAATACTTTCCACTTCACTCTGTATGGAGGATTCTCTCGATCCAAAACTCGTCAGAGGCAAGATCGTAATCTGTGATCGGGGGAGTAATCCCCGAGTCGCAAAGGGTTTGGTCGTCAAAAAAGCAGGTGGCGTTGGAATGATCCTCGCCAATGGAGCCTCGAATGGCGAAGGTCTTGTGGGCGATGCTCACCTCATCCCTGCCTGTGCAGTGGGCGCCAATGAAGGTGACGCACTCAAAGCTTACgtttcatcttcttctgttCCGACGGTCACCATCGTCTTCCGCGGCACCGTCATTGGCGTGAAACCGGCACCGGTGGTGGCCTCCTTCTCCGGTCGAGGGCCCAATGGTTTGGACCCAGAGATCCTCAAACCAGACCTGATTGCCCCTGGTGTCAACATTCTGGCGGCCTGGACCGACGCTGTAGGACCTACCGGCTTAGATTCCGATACTCGGAAAAGTGAATTCAACATTCTCTCAGGCACATCCATGGCTTGCCCCCATGTGAGCGGGGCCGCTGCCTTACTCAAATCGGCCCACCTGGATTGGAGCCCTGCTGCTATTCGGTCGGCGATGATGACTACAGCGAGCGTCGTCGACAATCGTCTTCAAACCATGATCGATGAATCCACTGGTAAGTCATCGACGCCTTACGATTTCGGATCTGGCCTTCTTAACCTCGATCGAGCAATGGACCCTGGACTCGTATACGACATAACCAACGATGACTACGTGAGCTTCTTGTGCTCTATCGGTTACGGGCCAAAAACGATCCAGATAATCACAAAAACACCTGCTAGGTGTCCGGCGAGGAAACCGTCGCCGGGGAATCTGAACTACCCGTCTATCACGGCGTTATTTGATGCTTCGGCGCGTGGGGTCTCGAGCAAGACAGTGATTCGGACAGTGACGAATGTCGGGCCGGGGAACTCGGTTTACAGAGTAAAGTTGGAAGCCATACCGAGAGGGGTTTCGGTGACCGTGAAGCCGTCGACGCTGGTATTCTCGGAGACGGTGAAGAAGCGCAGCTTCGCTGTGACGGTATCGGCCGACACTCGGAATTTGGTATTGGATGACAGTGGTGCGGTTTTTGGGTCTCTATCTTGGTCTGACGGAACACATGTGGTTCGAAGCCCCATAGCGATCACGCAGGTGGAGATTTTGTGA